The following coding sequences lie in one Spinacia oleracea cultivar Varoflay chromosome 1, BTI_SOV_V1, whole genome shotgun sequence genomic window:
- the LOC130465810 gene encoding uncharacterized protein — protein MEFCKSWKTRTAEELKAQVAESTHHGDYAFKSIEEVRLQMQTTIDLQAKEVAALRSDKAELLKKILAQDKDMVAMVEEAKTAAAEIRALQDQLREYPQVKEAAEEAEHLRGELEMARSQVRTLRERLLESYDQGEQATKDAVKHAWESHMSEYDLGWFQRRMEHSAAVLAAERLGQPPPEFVSSDDEDDAAAP, from the coding sequence atggaattctgcaagagttggaagacccgcactgctgaggagctcaaagctcaggtggctgagtccacccaccatggcgactatgcgttcaagtccattgaagaggtccgcctgcagatgcagacgaccatagaccttcaagcgaaggaggtggctgcgttgagatctgacaaggccgagctgcttaagaagatcttggcgcaggacaaggacatggtggcaatggtcgaggaggccaagacagcggcggcggaaatacgggcgcttcaggaccagttgcgggagtaccctcaggtcaaagaggcggctgaggaagccgagcatcttcgtggggagctagagatggccagatcgcaagttcgcaccttgcgtgagcgtcttctggaatcctatgatcagggggaacaagcgaccaaggacgctgttaagcacgcctgggagagccacatgtcagagtatgatcttgggtggttccagcggcgaatggagcacagtgccgctgtgttggctgctgaacgtcttggtcagccgccccctgagtttgtatcatctgatgacgaggacgatgcggccgctccctga